CTGACTCGAAAAATACAGTGTCTTTTTtccacaaaacattgcatgtgacaTCACACtttggaaaactaaaaaagtttagtactgtgttagccagtagagcaaattgtgattgttctcagtatcatatctacaagattacttggtttctctcactgagaacaatcacacatcacACTTTGTTTAATAGTTTAATTGTCCATTTTTCAATCTCAATTAAACATGAATATCTGTGCCTTTTCTTTCAGGTTTTCATCAGCATATGAATTCCTTAATGAACAAAGATGGAAAGCACGACAGATTTATTAATTCCGCAGAGAATAATAGAATCTTAATTcctattctacatatataaagCATCTTGTCAGAGGAGCCAAGTATGTGCATTGGAAACGGAGTGGACACAAGTTTATGCCCCACAATGGATACAGAAGGAACACTGTCATCACCTGTAGCTTCCTGCTTCCGATATATTAATATGACTACTTCTGTGGGTGGGCAAAAACCTATTACCTCTTTGTGGTTCTCCACAATTTTCTCCCTAATTGGTCTTTGCTCCAACCTATTTGCTTTTTGTGTCTTGGTCAACGCATCCAAGAAAACGCGAAGTCGTTCAAGgtcttcttttttaatttttcttggggGGTTGGTAGTCACAGATTTTATGGGTCTATTAGTGACTGGTATTATTGTGGTGTCTTATCATATTACTCAGTTTGACTGGCAGATTCTAGATCAAAACTGTTATCTCTGTAACTTTTTGGGACTATCAATGATTTTTTATGGACAGTGCCCCCTTTTGCTTGGTGCATCTATGGCTGCTGAAAGATTTTTTGGAATTACTAAACCATTTTCACATTCTGCCAATATTTCAAAAAAGAGAGCATACTGTATTGTGGTTATGGTGTggttttttgctttctttttagcTTTATTTCCTATAATGGGCATTGGACGTTACACCTTACAATACCCAAAGTCCTGGTGTTTTTTAACTTTGCTGCAGGACCCAAGGAACAAAGCCTTTGGATTAATCTTTTCCTTGACCGGCATATTTGCTGTCTGCCTCTCTTTCATTTTGAATACAGTCAGCGTTGTGACCCTTTGCAGGGTTTATCATGACCGTGAGTCTGTCCAAAGACGCCGAGACAGTGAAGTAGAAATGATGGTGCAGCTGCTTGGGATCATGATAATTGCTAGTGTCTGCTGGCTTCCATTACTGGTAAGTTTCTGCCTTTCACAATTGCTAGGTTTTGTATCAAATTAGTGAATTCAAAATTGTTCTGGCTCCTGCACAAGCTGTGGTGGCACCATTTCTGTTCTACTTATGAACAGTCACCTAGCCTGTTTATATTCACTTTGGATTGCGTATTCCAATTATTTAAAGTTTTTTGttcacagaaagaaaaaaaaagtgagattCCTCAGTTGTTGATACATTTTAGTGGCTAACTGAAAAGATGATGAAAAGGTGAACttgcacatttaaaggggttgtcacgcagaagcaagtgcagttatgcacttctctatggccatattaatgcactttgtaatatacatcgtgcattaaatattggccatacagaagttatacacttaccccgtcctggtgctggcgtccccgtctccatggcgacgaccaaacttcttctctggtcgctggaacagtcgcgcttgcgcagagaggaatcctcttctggatggtccgggctcacgagctgcgtcctggctcctcccccttctcagcgtcatcgcatagctccgccccgtcacgtggtgccgatcagccaatgaggtggctggaatcggcagtggagctcagacagcagaagaacatccacagtgcaccatgggagaagacccgcggtgcaccatgggagaagaccagcggcagccatcttggaaagaagattttttaaagttgctgaacggggattcaggtaagggaatttttttttttaataacacctaacagcagtattcctttacaggtactgggggcctgggcaaaaaaaaaaatttctctttaagcgcgggacaatccctttaactcttTAATCCCATGGGCTATTTTGGCTCTTTTgtcaaacaccacaaaatagttaataaataacatttcctATAAgcctacttttattttttaagtgttatttcatttttttaggaCTCAACAAAGTATAGacgtttagcagtaatttttcacatttactagcaaatttcaaaaactgttttttaaggaccaattcaGTTCCAACAAAGCTTTTCAGGGCGTATATTTTAGATTATCCCATGAATCacttcattttaaaaactgcacccttcAAAATGGTATTtaggaaccttcaggccgttcacacccaaaactttgctgagaccctttagtcctctctgtcccctatctttctcctctcctgccccaacatGGCTGCTGCATATTACTACACCACCCTCAAACAGGCCCTGGATGAAGCTGCACCACCTGTGACTCAAGCCGTCCGACACAGACCTcgacaaccctggctcacgtgtTAAACGTGCTTCATCATGCAGATTTTCTCCACTTCAAACTCAtgttcagaacctacaacctagccctccaccatgcaAAACAAACTTACTTCACTTCCATCATCTCCTATCTCACTATCTCACAGCCCCAAATGACATTTTGACACTTTCCACTCACTTCTCAGCCCTAAATTGCAGCCCCCAGTGATGGATcacagtgctgaagagctggctgcttacttcagaaAGAGAATCAATGTCAtacggcaggaaataacctcccaatcccagactagccccgaccctagtctcatcagtactgcatctagctcctgctcactgtctgtactcagaccagtgaCAGAAGAAATAGTCTCCAGATTACTTTCCTCAGTTGActtcaccacctgcgctagcgaccctctcccctcacacctcctccagtccctctccccagtTGTCATCtctcacctcaccactatattcaacctctctctgacctctggcattttcccctccttattcaaacatgctatcatatccccactgctaaagaaaccgactcctgacttgactgatgctgccaactagcgATCCATCGCAAATCTCCCAAATTAGAATGCCTCgtttactcctgccttataagctacttctcagaaaactctcttcttgacccctaaCAGTCCAGCTTCCGGCCCTCTgcactcaacagaaaccgccctgactaaagtgtcaaacgacctcctgacagctaaatcaaggggtgactactccctagtgaaactccttgacctctctgcaacATTTGAAACTGTTGACCAAAAATTCCTCCACAATATGCTTTACTCTATCTACCTAAAGGACATtgttctctcctggttctcctcctacctctctgactgctatTTAGCATATATTTTGCAGGCTCTACCTTATCtccttttccccttgctgttggggtcccccagggcttagtCTTCGGTCCCCTTatcttttccatctacacagcccctattggaccaCCCAGTTATActcctcctcccgtgacatcactgCAAAGTCCTTCAGAATGCACTGACTATCTATTcattgtctctaacactatgtcttctctctaccttaaactgaacatctcaaaaactgacctactggtgtttctgccctctgctaaccaaccttatcctgacatctccatctcagtgtgtggcaccaccattgcTCCCAGACAGCGTGCCCACTgtattggggttatattcgactccaaGGTCTCTTTTACCCCTTACATCAAATCCCTTGCCTGAacgtgtcacctgcacctcaagaacccgctcttttctcaccatggacacgctgaAAATGCTTACCGTTGCCCTCATATACTCtcagcttgattattgcaactcgctgctgatcggcctcccctttgCCAGattcttccctctccaatccattctgaatgcggcagccaggctcatcttcctgtccagatgCTAATCGGATacctctgtcctgtgccagtcactgcactggctggccatcaaatacagaatccaatttaaactcactaccctcatccacaaagctctccatagcaacgagCCACCCTATATTGCATCCCTCTTATCAATCCACCTCTTAGTCTGcgcctctgctctgctaacaaaatcagattaagtacccctttaattcgaacctctcattcccgcctccaagacttctccagagcagtaccagtcctctggaacgtgctacccaaaactatccatgCAATCCCTGATACTCAGAATtttaggtgtgctctaaaaacgcacctcttcaggcaggcataccatatcccctaaaccaatcCCCTCTGTActtcacctgataacatgctccctgtcctgctgactgcaatccctgctagctgcaatcaaccgccacctgcagtcataccgattcagtcaCTATATGCtttaatttgaccattgtctgtgtgtatggcatcccacactctccaccttgccataccgtgcacatctccagcccctttaccttttgtatcaccccatcatttgtagtatgtaagctcgttggagcccctcacccctactgtttacatcaattgattactacatgtaaccacgGTTTTGTTACTGTTTCCCTGTGTTTTGTGAACggtgtggaatatgttggtgctatataaataaatattattattatttagataTTTCAcaggaaataaagaaaaatgcatTAGAAATtagaacatttacattttttatttgcagATTTTCAAATTTACACTATTTATCCTATAACACAGCAGGAGTtaacagagaaacaaaactcagaatttattacccagattctgcagtttttagaaatgctcCATTGTAGACGTAAACAGAAGGGAAGGAGGGCTAtttggcttttggaatgcagattttgctggaacgACATGTAGCCCTTGAGGTACTATTACATTTGAAGCcccaagaattgaccccattttggaaactagacccctcagacAATttatcaaggggttaaatgagtgtTTTGACCTCACAGCTGTTTTGTGAATTTTATTACCATTTTGAtttccatttttccaataatatGGAAGTTTAGCCCAGATTTTTAATTTCTGTCAGGGGAAATAGGAGAAAAAGCACACCACCATGTGCTACCCAATTTTTCCCAAGTACAGAAATGCCTCATATGTGGACCTGAACTGCTGTTTAGGCACAGggcagggctcagaaaggaaGGAGTGCTGTTTGGCATTTGCATTTTACTCGACACGCCATGTTGTGTTTGTAGTGCCCCTGAGCTACCATTTGAAACCCCaggaagtgaccccattttggaaactagaccccttatggAATTCTAAGGTAACAGGTAAAGTTCCTAATGACTGGAGAATGGCCAATATTGTACCAATCCAGAAGAAGGTAGTAGGAAAGAAACCAAGAACTACAGGCCAGTTAGTTTTACATCAGTAGTagttaacccctaagtgacaaagcctgtttgcaccttaatgaccaagtcaaattttggaaatctgatgtgtcctttaacatagaataactctgtaaaagttttgcatatccaagtgattctgacatttttcgccacatattgtactttatttaggtggtaaaaatagaccaaaagaatttgtgtatatttattaaaagcgccaaacatgggggaaaaaaattgtcatttttccacatttttaattgcaatgtcaaatatgtgcaaacatactgtacaaatttttgataagatatatattttattattctggaagcacattgcaaaaactttatttattttcttaacCTTTTTTggagtacaaatttaacattcatTATTAACTTTTCGAGGAACATtctgttttcctacatcaagccaagattgcaaaggctcatagatgtcagGGCTcatacccactggtgtttttttttctcttgcgctgTAAGAGCAAGttaaaacactcgcctcgcagcgcaagaaaaacgctgtgatatcaccagtgttttcaatggggccagcggtagcagcgctagccccatttaaAACATAGGGAAAAtattgctatcctattgctttcaatggggttggtgctgctgccagccccattgaaagcagtggttttgtggcaacccccgcagcatgattttcaggaaagggcttgaaatattagcccttccctgaaaatcatccctagctgattaaaaaaaatgaaaaaaaactttactcacctctccgccgctcagacgcatcctccatctggctcccctgcactgctgtccagcactttcagcagacggggatttaaaaacccctgcctcctgaaagggagtgatgattggctgagcgctcagccaattacagccgacgcttagctattcattcatgagttacagccagcgcttagctattcattcattcagcaccgacccattgaaagcaatggaatagcatgctggacttctgccacagctgtcacagcagtgacagcttTGACAGAAGTCTGCaatattctccctatgctttcagtgctgctgccgctggccctattgaaaacactggcaatatcacagcgtttttcttgcgagctgtcgcagcgcaagagaaaaaaaaccgtcagtgggtgtgagccatcagaatgatagatacccccacaaatgaccctatttttttaaaaactgcagcccttaatatattcactgaggggtgtcatgagtattttgacccaacagtttctttttgaagttaatgcaatttagaggagaaaaaataaaataaaactccaaaattgatacccctctTTGTCCTATGTTccaaaacatacccattatggccctaatactatgtctctatgcacaacggggcttaaaccaaaaggagcagcgggtggctttcagaacagaaattttgcttgaaggtgatttaggtcccattgcccacttgtagagcccttgagcagagaaaacaatagagaacccagacaaatgaccccattttaaaaactagaccttaatgaattaatctaggggtgtaatgcatattttgaccccacagttttgtaatgaatctaagcaaagccgaaggcaaaattacaattttcatatttttggcaactctgtcattttaaaaacaacttttttggtacagcacagatatgaatgaagactttctccCCATAATGGAttattgtacagcacacatatgaatgaatacTTTCACCCCGTTGGTTAATGACGATCACGTGATTAAGGACTGCTCACTGCATTATATCTCAAaagaggggtaattacggaggcctggttggggcaataaaactgtgtaTCCATGCTTGCGCAAACCCcacaatttttttgggggggtattttttgacctcaTTGGCTGGGTGGGGGTGTAAAACCTTCCCACCTCCTAAGACTCAACAGCTTGCTGAGCTGTGGTgatctcaaacagaaggcgctcaacaagctgcttctggaaATGCAGAAAGGTGAGTGTTCCCAGGACTTCTTGTAAATAACATAGGCATTATAGGTAGCAATCTGAAAAAGGCCACGTAATGTACCACGTACCACACCttatttttgtttgcatttctcgCACTGTTGCAtagtgatgacgtgggtaccgCAGCCCATAGGCAATGTAATTATACCAGGACCATAGAAAAAATGAGCTCTATGTCTGTGGCCGTTGATCTCGATGGTATAAACCTACCCTCATCTGGATGAATAAGGGATGAAATCACCAATGAGAGACGATTTGCCAACACCATTGCTAGAATTCTGATGTAAACATTTAGTCCTTCCGTAATTTAGGAATAAAAATTAtcattgtttcattgccataacttcttctgactccataatggagagctccaagtccacagtctccacctcatgcaatggtcgaggcatatagttcctctgtgtattccctccacctatccttgatacactgttggtcattcagttccttcccatttttgcctttgattgtgcagTTGCATGCCAAAaaaggttttcgggccatcttgacctgtgagaataggtcttgcatatggcctttcatggcttctgctttgagttgtttgcaacgctcattccagtccatttccttatgTTTCCTTGCCGCTCgctgaaaatcggcatttagttgccgaacttcaTCTTTGTTGCCGGCCGCTTTTGCCACTCTTCTTTTATTGGCTATTCTGAAGGTTTGCTCGGAAAAACGATAGCatcatttttcctgcttcttataggtgacatgcttactggctgtttccacaACTGTGGACTCCATATCGTGCCATAGtacctctggatgcttttctgatgatTTAGAGCAGGGGACTGAACCAGATGACCCAGgagttcccttccaactctaccattctagatcctgatgtgtcaagcagtttgaaACGGTTTGTTACCTCAAcagtgtatgattgggggatcTTAATACTACGGAATTTGaccttgatcttagctgcaaggagttcatgatcagtgccgcAGTTGGCACcacaaaaggtttttattgcaacgatTGAACTTCAGCAACAATGagtacacaggatgtaatcaatatGATTTTGATGGAGGCCATAGTGGGATGTCCATGTGTGTAGTcagcgtttgggttgcataaaccatgtgtttgctttCCTGAGCTGATTTTCCGGCAGAACTGTAACAGGCAATCACTGGCTTCActtctttcaccaagcccaaatcttcctgtgatggttgcttctggctaGCTGCCAACTTTGGAATTGAAGTTGCCCATAATGTAAATTATGTCCTTCTTTGGTACTTCATTTAGAGTTTTCTGGAAGTCGGCATAAAAATGGTTTCCTCATCAGCATTAGTCGTTGGGGCATAGATCTGTTTGATtcagatgttcactggcttaccacatATCCGGATAGCAATGATACGGTCACTGATTGTTCTAAAACGTTCTACTGTCTTTCAGGTCtacttgtttgtaataaaggctacttAATTTCCTCGTGTCtggcatagtgcaatgtgaagtcatcaggctgaaaatatccattacctgtccagtgcaattTGCTAATCCTaagaatatcaatgttaagtcttgtcattttgtgtttcacaatgtccaatttccctagacCCATGCCACACACATTCCATATTGCTAGTGTGTGAGCTTTGGTATGGTGCAGTCCTTTTCTTTCATCATGAGGTGCATGAGCAGCTGGGCTTTCCAAGGTCTTTCCCCAGTTGCCTCATGGGGAAAACTCTGACTACTTGTTCTCAGACCTTGCTCTTTCCCAGTGGCATTTAGACAGTCCTTTGGCCTGGGGGGctcagccaaaaataaagcaccaggcatagataacatacgggcagagctattgctgccagtaccagtgaaaaccaacacagtgctgtgccaggcagtatcgGCATCCACAAAATGGCCACAGGACTAGAAAAGATCTGTCTTTATCCCTTTGCCAAAGAAAGGCAACtctcagaattgctccaactaccaaacaatagctctcattctgcatgcaagcaagatccttctcaaaactaTACAGGAaaaactgagatcagtagttgaagcggcacttcctgatgcgcaggcaggaatTCGGCAAGGACGCGGCAcccgcgaccatattgcaaacctgcgatggaccatggaaaaagctcaagaatacaaaaagaatatctacatgtgcttcactgactacatcaaggcctttgactgagtTGACCATGaaaagctatggcaggccctacaagagct
The sequence above is a segment of the Eleutherodactylus coqui strain aEleCoq1 chromosome 7, aEleCoq1.hap1, whole genome shotgun sequence genome. Coding sequences within it:
- the TBXA2R gene encoding thromboxane A2 receptor; the protein is MCIGNGVDTSLCPTMDTEGTLSSPVASCFRYINMTTSVGGQKPITSLWFSTIFSLIGLCSNLFAFCVLVNASKKTRSRSRSSFLIFLGGLVVTDFMGLLVTGIIVVSYHITQFDWQILDQNCYLCNFLGLSMIFYGQCPLLLGASMAAERFFGITKPFSHSANISKKRAYCIVVMVWFFAFFLALFPIMGIGRYTLQYPKSWCFLTLLQDPRNKAFGLIFSLTGIFAVCLSFILNTVSVVTLCRVYHDRESVQRRRDSEVEMMVQLLGIMIIASVCWLPLLIFIVQTVLQQPNNELMDSEIPRETEKLLLIFLRIATWNQILDPWVYILFRRAVLKRIYPSLNSRPSIVSLYPTLTASLRRKYTHESVIN